In Meleagris gallopavo isolate NT-WF06-2002-E0010 breed Aviagen turkey brand Nicholas breeding stock chromosome 6, Turkey_5.1, whole genome shotgun sequence, the genomic stretch CGTGCTGCCTCCCGGGACCGAGGTGCGGACGTGGCCGAGGGAGGCACTGCTGTGTCCCGAGCCCCGCAGCCCTGCTCCAGGCCGGTCGGTGCGTTTCTCTCAAAACAGGATATTCCCATCAACCTGCACTGGTTTTCCCCGAAAAGAGTTTAGCAGGGAAACGCATCCCAGCAAACCCTCGCCTTCTGCCGCTCCACATCTCCGCGTTACATCTCATCCCGGCGTTCCCCCTTCTCTGCCTTCTCGGCACGGGGGGAACGGGCCGCTCGCCTTGGAAGCAGTCGCTCCCATCTGTGTACGCGGGCATGAGAGTCTGAGAGAGGGCACACAGCGCGCTATAGCCGGGGGAGGGACGGCCGGGAGGTTCCCTGCGGTGACATCTGCCCGGGGAAAAGGATGGCCGTACgtgggagggggaggggagaggaggtgGGAATGAGCAGCGTGTAGTACTCCATAAAATAACGTCCGACCCGAGCTCTGTTATCTCGGAGCGTCTTTTATATTCCAGGGGAAGTTTATAGGTGGTTACCCGGTGTTACACATTTCGGTAGTAAAGTGTCATTAATTGCACGATGATCTCCACATCCTTCCCCCATAAAGGAGCCTCTGTAAGGCACATAACTCGTGCTCCGCACTTTCCCAGCCCCTCCCGCGGCCCCGGGGGTCGATAAGGTGAGGGTTCTGCGGATAACCGAGCTCCGTCCCGAGCTCCCGGCGCTGTGTGTTCCGTGCCAGGAAGAGCCGGGGGGGCGAGAGGGGGTTCTGCGGGCGCTCCTGGGAGCGAGGAGTCCAGGGGCTCCGCTGCCTGCGGCACACGGGGCTCCTCGGGGCTGCCCTAACGCGGCGCTGCCGCCGGGGCCTCTCCTTGTCCCCCGGTGGTCCTCCGCCGCTCCATGGCTCCGATACCCGCAGGAGAGCTCCGGAGGCTCCCGACGGCCCCGGCCCGAGGTGACCGCGGCTCCGTGCAGTCCGCACCGACCCGGCCGCAGCCGGCGCCCTTCAGACAACGTTCAGCGCTCGCGTTTGGTTTAGCCACGCTGACTGCGTCTGATCATTTGGAAAAACGAAGCGCACCGCCATCTGATCGTTTGTGTCAGAATCCAGCGCAGTGACAATCGCGCGGAGCTGGTTTTAATTTTATGCCGAAGTGTTTACACATCGACATATGGTAATTTTGTCTTCACGAAGAAAGTTAAGAGTCAACGGCGCTAAGAGCTTCGCACACGCACCGCAGCACCGAGCATCGCTGCGTTCCTCCCGGCCTCGGGAAGGAAGGGCCGATCTCGACTGGGCAGCCGTGCCCGCAGGACCCCGATGGGCTCGGTGTGCGGGGAGCGGCGATGCCCCCGCTCTGCCCTCTGTTTCATCTCCAAGGGTTCTCTCGCCGCTCCTTGCAGTGTCCCGTCCTGCCCGGACAGCAGCAAACTGCGCCTAAGTAAATATATACGTGTGTATACATACACGCAGATATATACATGCACATACGCAGCTGATGCACACTAGCGATCGACATTTGCGAACGCTGCCATTTGCCATTTCCCCCAACACTTCACAACTGCCGTTTTCCATTGCCGAGCACTGCTCGAAGGAGATGGAGACGTCGTGAAGAAGCACCGCAGCCGCCCCGACCCGCAGATGCCCGTCCCACCTCAAGCAGTCACAACGTTTTTTAATACGCATTtaataagaggaaaaacaaaaggagtGCGACTTGGAAACCTGTGTGGGCACGGCAAAGGGAGAGGGGGCAAAGAGAAATATCCCACAGCAGATCATGAGTTTACGGGACGGATCGCGTAggataattaagaaaaataataattattaaaaaaagagtaCGTTATATAAATCTCCCATAACTAAAAGTCAGTTTGTTCCGACCTTGTGGTCGCACTCTCAGATATTTGCTGAGTTTGTTCATCGGTGCCTTTGAGATTACGGGGAACGCGTTCAGTCCATACACCTTTATTTACTGacgtttgggttttttttccacgGGATTCCAGAAGTGTCCGCAGCCCCAGCAGCCGAGTGCTGAGCGGGGACCGCCGCTGTGGCACCCGGCGTGAGGTGGGGACGGAGTGGGACGAGCAACAGCCGCCGCGTGCAAGGAGGGAACTCGGAGATGTGATATATTCTGTCGATTCCAATACTCGGAGCGGACACGGGAGTAAGAATTCGCCTCGGGATGTGGTGACCGGGAATTCTTTGTTGGGAGTGAAAACCCGCGATTCTCTGCAGCTCGTTTTTGTTCGGGTTTGAGAGCCGGGAGAGCATCTTTGAGCTGATAGGTTAACCCCAATTCCAAGGCGTTTCCTCGTAGGAAAAGAACTGAGCTAAGTCTGGACGGAGCCGAGTCCGACCTCGCGCCGGAGCTGCGCTCTGGCACCGGGGCACCGCGGAGCAATGCGCGCTCCCAGAGCCGCCGTTACCGCGCTGCGTTCCGCGCTGCTCCGCTCACTGGGTGCCCCTCGGGGCGGCGGCGTTTGGGAAACGCGagacgggacgggacggggcggcTCCGCGGTACCGGGGCTGAGGGACTCGGGTACCGACTCCGGAAGGGAAATGACGGAGCGGCCCCCGCAGCAGATTTGTGGATCGGCCAAATCCAGCGGCACAGCCGCAGCCCTCCTCAGCCCCGGCCTTTCTCAgctttaattattaattaaaagcCGGCATGTAAATTAAAGAGGGGGCAGGAGAGGGGCGAGGGGTTTCCCCCCCCGCGGGAACTCTCCCGGGAGTGAGGAGGGTGGAAAGGCGTGGGGCTGCCGGACTGGATCTCCCCGCAGTCCTCACGCACctacttcctcctcctcctcctcgggGGTGCCCAGGGAGCCGCGCCCCGGTCCGCTCCGTTCCCTCCCTGAGGACGGAACTGTTGGGTGTCGTATCCCGGGGGGTGGGCCCGGGGGGCTCCCGCGTTCCCCAGTCCGTGGGGTTGGGATGCCACCGCCGGGCCCCTGATTCACCTGTCACTGCGATCACGGCCCCCGAGCACTGACAAATATTCACAATAAAAGAGTGAAAGGGTCCCTTAAGGTTCACTGGTTTGTGTGTAGAACTTTGGGAAACTGCAAATAAGCGAGAAAAATTGTCCATTCTTGTGAAGGGAAATACAAGTCCGCACGTAACCGCTCCGCGACAAAACCCGAGGAGCGGCCAAAGCCCAGCGGCACACACCGCGATCCCCGGAACAATTCcatttcctctcttccctctctcGCCCTTTCCCGGCGGGTGAAGGGGATGATGTGAGGATTTAAGCCTGGGGAGGGCTTCCGTGACAAGGGCCTCGAGAGAAGCAAAGTGCGGAGAGGCGCTGGGATGGGTGGGGAGAACCCATGGACCCCCTCGGCTCGGGGCAGGATGAATTCCGGCCCGCTGCATTTCCTTTAAGCGTGCTTCAGATTAACTGCACGAAAGATCCAGCAATTAAGGCCTTTCTCTTCAGATAATTCCTTTTCAGTTTCATATTCCAGCGTCGGGCGCGATCGCAGCGCCTTCAAAGGGAAAAGCAAGGAGTGATTTTTCCTCTGAGCACCAAACGTTGATGCCACACGAACGCTTTTTCCCAAAGACGGCTCTGAATTGCGGGGCGATAGCACCGGGGGATCCGTCTCGCACCGCTTTAGGCCCCGCGGTCCGCTGTTCCCGCCCCGCTCAGTGCGGGGAAAAGCATTTTCCGATTAAATTCTGCCTTAATGGAACTTGGCAACCGGCAACAAAACCTCGCTTAAGTGAAATGAAGAGACAAAAGGCGCTTTAAACGTCGGGGCCGGGGGCTGAGCAGCCCCTGCCACTGACTCGAAATGGAGGCGGTGTTGGGGCGCGCAGCCCGCGCGGAGCCGCTGCTGGGATCGCGCTAATTCCGCGCCGNNNNNNNNNNNNNNNNNNNNNNNNNNNNNNNNNNNNNNNNNNNNNNNNNNNNNNNNNNNNNNNNNNNNNNNNNNNNNNNNNNNNNNNNNNNNNNNNNNNNGGGAGAGCTGACGGTCCCGGACAGCGCCCGGCCCTCCCCGTGCAGGGGACTCCTCTTCCGCGGCGGTCCTCGTTCGCCGCTCCGTCCTTAGCATTGCAAATACACCGCAACAGCTGTGTTTGTAAACAGCGGCACTTCGGCGGGAGCCGCTCCTCGCAGCGCTGCCTCGGCTCGCCGGCCACGGGAACGCCGAATGAGGGAGAATGCGCGACGCGGGGCAGAGAGGAAGAGGCTCCGGGGCCGGCCCGCGCGGTGCCGGGCTCCCGCAGGCCGCGGGCGGCGCTGGGNNNNNNNNNNNNNNNNNNNNNNNNNNNNNNNNNNNNNNNNNNNNNNNNNNNNNNNNNNNNNNNNNNNNNNNNNNNNNNNNNNNNNNNNNNNNNNNNNNNNaaaaaaaaggaaaaaaaatcaaattgaaaAGCTGTGGAGATGTGATATGCAAACTGGAAGCCTAAAATTTTGCCATGTCAATTAAACAACGTATCGCTTTCAGAGGAACTCTGTCCCCTGACCCTGTTTACTTCCCATTACGCTGTGCTGATGTGGCTGGGAATTGTAAATTGCAGAGGTGCCTTTTTGGGTTCCTGAAATAATccgggggggagggggggaagggagagagacaCACACTGATCCCAAACAGGCCCTGCAGGGCCGGGGACGTATGGCGCCTGGCCAGGGTGCAGCGGGAAGCACCGAAGTCACACATCCCCATCGCCACAAGTGTGCACTTGGTGCTGCCCACGGGGCCCTGTGGTGTCACTGTGCCGGGAGCGTCACCAGGTACGTAATGCACTGTGATGCAAAATACGGCATTCCTCCCAGTTCGGGTGGTCGAACGGCTGTTGGAGATGGCACTGTAACTGGTGCTGAGACACAGCTCGCTCCCATTCCAGCCTCACTAATACAAAGTCAAACAAATATGTTGTGCTGTGCACCAATAACCCGTTTCTGCCTGAATGGTAAGTTATAACATGAGGAAAAACGAAGGTGATCTCACGGGCCAGGCCACGGTTTTGTCACGATGTTCACGGCAGAGAAAATTTAAAACGTCTCAGTGATGAAATGCCACCATTTTCCCGCTCCGGGTGCACAAAACCCCACAGAACTCCATAAAGGAAAAGCGACGTGGCGCAGTGCGTGTGCTCCTCCCAGGTACACGGCAggcccagctccctgccctgctcctgggGGAGACGCCTGCGGCCAAGCCAAAGACAAAAGGGAGTTTGGGACCGCGCTGAGCGCCGCCGAGCACCGAGAAGGGAACACGTGCCGAGTTCCGGCAGCGGGGATGCTGCCGTACCACCTCGCGTTGCAGCGTGCACTGCCTGCAGCGGGTCTTCCCTTCGCTGCTGCACGCACAGTGATGCGAGTGGTGGTGCTGCGGTGTGAACTTTACTGTTCTTCCCTCGGTGCTTTTTTTCCACGCAGATCCTTTTCCCTTCACCTGATTTAGTTGCTAATAAAATTATGCTTTCTGCAGAAACGAGAACGACGCTACCACGTTTTGTCTGTCGCTGTTAGCACATGTGAGCGGTTAGGGAAGAGGTGCAGAAAAAGTGCATGTTTTCTACACGGGGAGATGTGCGGGGAAATGCTTGGTGCGGGGAGGTGGCTGCAGATAACCGTGGTTTTTCCGTGTGCGATGGCGACGGGAAAGAATACACAACGCTTCATCCCTGGGCTCGGCTCCGAAGTACAAAAGAAGGGCGACCACGGAGCGGAAATAGCGGCCGGGGCCCACCGAGCCAGAGCCGCGCTCACGGCCTCCGCCATTCCCCATCCAGCNNNNNNNNNNNNNNNNNNNNNNNNNNNNNNNNNNNNNNNNNNNNNNNNNNNNNNNNNNNNNNNNNNNNNNNNNNNNNNNNNNNNNNNNNNNNNNNNNNNNGGACGCAGCTCCGAGCGCGGCCCAAAAGTTTGCGGCCCCGGGAAGGCCGAGTGCTGAATCAGCGGGGTTTCGGCTGAAGGACTGCTGGTTTCTTTCTTTGGATTGGCGCTTTATTTATACTAGATCATTCCAAAATTAAATGTTAAGGATTCCACTCATCGATCAATCTCGGGAGGATAATTTATCGTAAatcaaagaaaagggaaaaaaaaaggaaaacaaagccacaACGTGATGTTTACCGTGTGACTCAAAGTCAACATTCTGCCGGCGATCCGCTGCCGCTCTCGGCTGTTTCATCCCTGCCTTTGTGGTGCCCCCCGCAGCCCTCGTGGCTCTGTGCACGCCGCCGCCCACTAGCTCCGCGCTATCCCCGCGCCCTCCTTTTCCCCCATTGTAAAGCCCCGCTCTAGGAATACCTGCACCAAATACAGTTAGAGAGAGTAAACAATCGCCCTTCGGCGGGGTTACCCTTCCCCCGCACGCTCACATCACTTAGAGCTGCCAATTGCAAAAGGTACTCTGCACACTTAACCGCGCTGCTGAAATTACGATGGTCGTGAAAAATAGGCTCTCAGGGTGGCTGGGGGCCGATTGTTTACCCGTGTGCATTTGGGGCCGAGCAGACCGTGCCCCTATTTCCAGAGAGTTGTGAATATGGTCAGAGCGCACCGCCCCGGGAAGCccaggctctgctctgcctgacACAGGTCTTCCCCGCACCGANNNNNNNNNNNNNNNNNNNNNNNNNNNNNNNNNNNNNNNNNNNNNNNNNNNNNNNNNNNNNNNNNNNNNNNNNNNNNNNNNNNNNNNNNNNNNNNNNNNNAGCTGCCCGAGGAGTGGGGCCGGCCCGGCTGGGGCCCGGCGCTGCGCTGCCCCGGCGGCCCTGGGAGCTGCTTCGCGGAGATAAGGGAGCGGAGGGCGGCCGAGATCACATTCCCACACTCTGAATTTCCCAATAACGCCAAGAGTACTGACCTAACAATTAACTGCGTTGCAAAGGGGGCCTCTTCACCTAGCCCAAAGACAAACAATGCATTTCCACAACAAAGAATACTCAGAGAGGCAAGGAAATGCCTTCCAGCAACTACTACACACTGTGCAGATAACAATACAATAGCTTCTAGGATCTTAAATAATGATTCTTCATCAGCGGCTGCGAATTCCGAAAAAGATTCCCAAATCCCTCATTGTATTGAATTTGCCACGGATTTGCCCTCGTTACGGACCGACCCCGCGGAGGACGCCGCCCCTCCGGGGGCTGCGGAGCCGCGGAGCGCTGAACCGGGGGCCGAGGCGCTGCCCTTCCCGAACCGCGTCCGCATCAAAACCGAGGAGGAGGCAAGCGGCGAGGACGGGCCCGACCCTCCGCCCCACGAGCTGCGGTGTGAGTGCAATGATCCCGAGGAGGAGCGTCGCGGCGTGACGGAGGGCAGCGAGCAAGACGCTTTACGAACGGCCAAGGAGGATTCTGCATGCACTGAGAAAGAAACCACTTCCTTCCCCCCGCTGACTCAGAGTCAGGGCCTCTCATGCACTTTAGGTACTCCAAAACCTGAGGATGGGGAGTATAAATTTGGAGCGAGGGTGAGAAAGAACTACAGGACGCTGGTTCTGGGCAAGCGGCCCGCGCTGCAGCCTCCTCCGCTCAAACCAAATCTGAAATCGGCGCGGAGCCCGCGGCCCGCAGGTAAAGCCGAGCCCGAAGGAACACTGGACGATCTCACGGCCAACAATAGGCGCAGAAGGGTAGCCGGCAATGTAGCATCAGCGGTGAAAAGGCCGTTTAATTTCATGGCAAATTTTCCCTGTCCACCGTCGCTAAT encodes the following:
- the SKIDA1 gene encoding SKI/DACH domain-containing protein 1, with amino-acid sequence MVVKNRLSGWLGADCLPLPEEWGRPGWGPALRCPGGPGSCFAEIRERRAAEITFPHSEFPNNAKSTDLTINCVAKGASSPSPKTNNAFPQQRILREARKCLPATTTHCADNNTIASRILNNDSSSAAANSEKDSQIPHCIEFATDLPSLRTDPAEDAAPPGAAEPRSAEPGAEALPFPNRVRIKTEEEASGEDGPDPPPHELRCECNDPEEERRGVTEGSEQDALRTAKEDSACTEKETTSFPPLTQSQGLSCTLGTPKPEDGEYKFGARVRKNYRTLVLGKRPALQPPPLKPNLKSARSPRPAGKAEPEGTLDDLTANNRRRRVAGNVASAVKRPFNFMANFPCPPSLIIGHDGDLLPAYSLSTTKDSQAPHRAHPVWKWQLGGSAIPLPPSHKFRKFN